The following are encoded together in the Kwoniella europaea PYCC6329 chromosome 1, complete sequence genome:
- a CDS encoding Fe-S protein assembly co-chaperone HscB — protein MITNLRLSPATLHPLKIHPLRCIPASARVRTYHSTSPPEPPHHQCPSCSRSIPLPLSPCPNCSALLPLPSTLSHHSMLYLSAPIGSSPNGPFDIPRELSHLPSHGFGLDKSDLRSRWVRRQRELHPDKFTSKGDKIVDLARELSGRVNEAYNVLGDELRRAEYILSIHNQGTEETDKLDDPMMLAEILEAREELEEAESQEDIQRIRSDNHAKVEDIIAQLQSAFSEDPPNLDEAKDLAVQLKYWRGLENAAREKSI, from the exons ATGATCACAAATCTACGTCTGTCCCCTGCAACACTCCACCCGCTCAAAATCCATCCTCTCCGATGTATACCAGCTTCAGCACGAGTCAGAACTTATCACTCAACCTCTCCACCTGAACCACCCCATCATCAATGTCCTTCATGCTCTCGATccatcccacttccactatcCCCCTGTCCAAATTGTTCAGCATTACTACCATTACCATCCACACTCTCCCATCATTCAATGTTATACCTATCTGCTCCTATCGGTTCATCCCCCAACGGTCCATTTGACATACCCCGTGAATTAAGTCATTTACCCTCACATGGATTCGGATTGGACAAGAGTGATTTAAGGAGTAGGTGGGTTAGGAGACAGAGGGAACTACATCCCGATAAGTTCACTTCCAAGGGTGATAAGATAGTAGATCTAGCTAGGGAGTTGTCAGGAAGGGTTAATGAGGCCTATAACGTCTTGGGAGATGAACTCAGGAGAGCAGAATATATC CTATCGATACATAATCAAGGGACGGAGGAGACGGATAAATTGGACGATCCAATGATGTTGGCTGAGATCCTCGAAGCGAGAGAAGAgctcgaagaagctgagagCCAAGAGGATATTCAAAGGATACGGAGTGATAATCATG CCAAAGTAGAAGATATAATAGCACAGCTCCAATCGGCATTCAGTGAAGATCCACCTAATCTTGATGAAGCGAAGGATTTGGCGGTGCAGTTGAAATATTGGAGAGGACTTGAAAATGCCGCTAGGGAGAAGTCGATATGA
- a CDS encoding thioredoxin-like protein 4A translates to MSYFMTHLHSGWHVDQAILVEEDRVVCIRFGHDHDQECMALDETLYGVSEKVQNFAVIYLVDITQVPDFNKMYELYDNCSLMFFYRNKHIMIDLGTGDNNKINWAITDKQELIDIIETVYRGASKGRGLVVSPRDYSTRQKGR, encoded by the exons atgTCCTATTTTATGACCCA CTTACACTCCGGATGGCACGTCGACCAAGCCATCCTcgtagaagaagatcgagtCGTTTGCATTCGATTCGGTCACGACCACGACCAGGAGTGTATGGCACTTGACGAGACGCTATACGGCGTATCAGAGAAAGTACAGAATTTTGCGGTCATTTACCTGGTGGATATAACGCAAGTACCGGATTTTAACAAGATGTACGAGTTGTATGATAATTGTTCGTTAATGTTTTTCTATCG AAATAAACATATTATGATTGATCTGGGTACAGGTGATAACAACAAGAT AAATTGGGCGATAACGGATAAACAAGAA ctgatcgatatcatcgagaCGGTATATAGAGGTGCATCCAAGGGACGAGGTTTGGTAGTATCCCCTagag ATTACTCAACTCGACAGAAAGGTCGATAA
- a CDS encoding mitochondrial import inner membrane translocase subunit TIM17, whose amino-acid sequence MSHGDHSRDPCPYVILNDFGGAFAMGAIGGGIWHGIKGARNSPRGERFVGSMSAIKARAPVLGGNFGVWGGLFSTFDCAVKGYRQKEDPWNAIISGFLTGGSLALRAGPRSAFGSAVGCGILLGVFEGVGVLMNRMFAQPIPQMQLPEQAPASPSPAVA is encoded by the exons ATGTCTCATGGTGATCATTCTCGAGATCCATG TCCCTACGTCATTCTTAACGATTTCGGAGGAGCCTTCGCAATGGGTGCGATAGGTGGTGGTATATGGCATGGTATAAAAGGAGCGAGGAATAGTCCGAGG GGAGAACGATTTGTAGGCTCAATGTCAGCTATAAAAGCCCGAGCGCCAGTATTAGGAGGTAATTTCGGTGTTTGGGGTGGATTGTTCTCGACGTTCGATTGTGCGGTCAAAGGGTATAGACAAAAGGAAGATCCTTGGAATGCTATCATATCGGGTTTCTTGACGGGTGGAAGTTTGGCtttgagag CCGGTCCTAGATCAGCGTTCGGTTCAGCAGTAGGATGTGGTATTCTTTTAGGAGTGTTCGAAG GTGTCGGTGTACTTATGAATCGAATGTTCGCCCAGCCGATCCCTCAGATGCAAT TACCCGAACAAGCACCagcatcaccttcaccagctGTCGCTTAA
- a CDS encoding hydroxyethylthiazole kinase, with the protein MPRIQLDYSLYLVTGREFLPPGKDYYESLEESLQGGVTLVQVREKDADTGEFIEVARRTKQICDKYNVPVLINDRIDVHLAVGTAGIHIGQTDCPLPLARTLIGPDAIIGLSVRNIDECKRAIEQGADYIGIGSVWPTGSKDIKGRKCLGPDGTGEILDLLDGTGIKAVAIGGIHLPNLPQLLHGSISPQTSNALDGVAVISDIVSSLHPREAAVALREIVDSFKRARKSLKDNKGLFGTSSSTSEELNKDRLVEKVQGLMRVLEQETPLINQLTNKVVMNDSANVTLAVGASPIMSTNPRDVYDLSPAIGACLINFGTVDDKEGMKVAGRQANVNRKPLVFDPVAVGATSYRRETAEELLAHWQPTIIKGNAAEIGAMAESTEVASRGVDAAGAGFKDPAAIVRALAKKRAAIIVLTGPTDYISDGHTVLKVSNGSHYLEKITGSGCQAGTLIACFAAASRSYYLNENEPFEDDSQLVQGDMLVAALAGVLIYTIASEVAADRPDVKGPGTFRSALIDELYNLTPEVVQQKAKIEIL; encoded by the exons ATGCCTagaattcaacttgattatTCCCTTTACTTGGTCACTGGGAGAGAATTCCTTCCGCCTGGAAAG GACTACTATGAATCActtgaagag TCCCTACAAGGAGGAGTGACTCTCGTCCAAGTGAGAGAAAAGGATGCAGATACtggagag TTCATCGAAGTTGCCAGACGGACCAAACAGATCTGTGACAAG TACAACGTACCTGTCCTTATCAACGATCGAATTGATGTCCATCTAGCAGTCG GAACTGCCGGTATCCACATCGGACAAACAGATTGTCCTCTCCCTTTAGCCCGTACCCTCATCGGTCCAGATGCGATCATTGGTCTATCAGTCCGAAACATCGATGAATGTAAGCGTGCTATCGAACAGGGTGCAGATTACATCGGTATTGGATCCGTCTGGCCTACCGGATCgaaagatatcaaaggtAGGAAATGTCTTGGTCCCGATGGGACAGGGGAGATATTAGATCTTTTGGATGGGACGGGGATCAAAGCCGTTGCTATTG GCGGTATCCATCTCCCTAACCTTCCTCAACTTTTACACGGCTCCATCTCCCCTCAAACTTCCAACGCTCTCGACGGCGTAGCAGTCATATCCGATATTGTCTCTTCCCTCCATCCCCGAGAGGCCGCCGTGGCTTTGAGGGAGATAGTCGATTCGTTCAAAAGGGCCAGAAAGTCCTTGAAAGACAATAAAGGTTTATTCggtacttcttcctctacctcgGAGGAGCTCAATAAAGATAGGTTGGTGGAGAAAGTTCAAGGCTTGATGAGGGTTTTGGAACAGGAGACACCACTGATCAATCAG CTCACCAACAAAGTCGTGATGAACGACTCGGCCAACGTCACACTCGCCGTGGGAGCCTCACCTATAATGTCTACCAATCCCCGAGACGTGTATGATCTGAGTCCGGCTATCGGTGCATGCTTGATTAATTTTGG CACCGTCGATGACAAGGAAGGAATGAAAGTGGCCGGTAGACAGGCCAATGTCAATAGAAAGCCACTAGTCTTCGATCCTGTTGCTGTGGGAGCTACTTCGTATAGGCGTGAGACTGCTGAGG AACTTCTCGCTCATTGGCAACCTACAATCATCAAAGGCAACGCCGCTGAAATTGGAGCCATGGCTGAATCCACCGAAGTGGCCAGTAGAGGTGTGGATGCCGCTGGAGCAGGATTCAAAGATCCCGCAGCCATCGTCAGAGCCCTAGCTAAAAAGAGGG CCGCCATCATCGTCTTAACTGGACCAACCGATTACATCTCCGACGGCCATACCGTCCTGAAAGTATCCAACGGTTCTCATTACCTTGAGAAGATCACCGGATCAGGATGTCAAGCAGGAACGTTAATCGCGTGTTTCGCAGCTGCTTCGCGTAGTTATTActtgaatgagaatgagcctttcgaagatgatagtCAGCTCGTTCAGGGTGATATGTTAGTAGCTGCGTTGGCGGG TGTTCTCATCTACACAATTGCATCTGAAGTAGCTGCCGATCGACCCGACGTCAAGGGTCCAGGTACTTTCCGATCAGCCTTGATTGATGAGCTATATAACCTCACTCCCGAGGTGGTTCAGCAAAAGGCCAAGATTGAGATTTtatag